Part of the Variovorax paradoxus B4 genome, TAGCGGCGCGCCGCGGTGTCCAGGTAATCCAGCAGCGTGGCGCGCGGCACGCGCAGCTCGCGCGCCACGCCCTTGGGCCAGAAGCGGAAGTGCGGCGGCCTGGCGTTCATTGCTTCTCCATCGCCCGGGCGATGATTTCCTTCATCACCTCGTTGGCGCCGCCGTAGATGCGGCCCACGCGCACGTCGGCATAGAGCCGCGCGATCGGGTATTCGTTCATGAAGCCGTAGCCACCATGCAGCTGCAGGCATTCGTCGACGATGCGGCAGCAGGCGTCGGTGGTCCACCACTTGGCCATGGCGGCCGTCGGCACGTCGAGCTCGCCGCGCATCAGGCGCGCGATGCAGTCGTCCACGAAGGCGCGCGCCACCTGCGCCTGCGTCTCGCACTCGGCCAGCTTGAAGCGGGTGTTCTGCATCTTCAAGAGCGGTTGGCCGAACACCTGGCGGTCGCGCACGTATTCCAGCGTATCGCCGATCGCGCGCTTCATGGTCGCCACCGCGCCGACCGCGATCAGCAGGCGCTCGCGCGGCAGCTGCTGCATGAGCTGGGCGAAGCCGCGGCCCTCTTCGCCGCCCAGCAGGCTGTCGGCCGGCACGCGCACGTCGTCGAAGAACAGCTCGGTGGTGTCCAGCGTCTTCTGGCCCATCTTGTCGAGCAGCGGTCCGCGGCGGAAACCCGGCGTGCCTTCGGTCTCGACCATCAGCAGAGAAATGCCCTTGCCGCCGGCCGCCGCATCGGTCTTGGCCGCGACGCAGACCAGGCCCGCGTGCATGCCGTTGGTGATGAAGGTCTTGCTGCCGCTGATGCGCCAGTGGTCGCCGTCGCGCCGTGCCTGCGCCTTGATGCGCTGCAGGTCGGTGCCTGCGCCGGGCTCGGTCATTGCGATGGCCGCCACCAGCTCGCCGCTGGCCATGCGCGGCAGCCAGCGCTGCTTCTGCGCTTCCGTGCCGTAGGCCAGCAGGTAGTGGGCGACGATGCCGCTGTGCACGTTGTTGCTGAAGCTCTGCGCCATGGCGCGCATCTGCTCCTCGCAGATCACCGCCTCGTGCAGGAAGCTGCCGCCGCCGCCGCCGTAGGCCTCGGGGATGCTGGCGCACAGCAGGCCGGCCCGGCCGGCCTTCGTCCAGATCTCGCGGTCGGCGTGGTGCTGCGCGCGCCATCGCGGTTCATGCGGCACGCACTCGCGCTCGAAGAAGCGGCGTGCGCTGGCGCGCAGCATCTCGAGTTCTTCATTCATCCACGGCCGGGTGACGTTCATATGGAAACCTCCGCGCTGCGCGCTGCGGTGCTGTTCGCCTTGGGAGCGGCCCGGCGGCTCACGGCCGGCCGCCCCCGCAGACCAGCACCTGGCCGCTCACGTAGTTCGACTCCGGAATGCAGAACAGGTAGACCGCGCCCGCCGCCTCCTGCGGCGTGCCGCCGCGGCCGAGCGGAATCAGCGCCTCGGCATTCTTGAGGATCTGCGGGTTGACGCCGACCTTGATCTGCCGGCCCTCGATGTCGATGCTCGCGCCCGCGCTGGCATCGGCTTCGGTCAGCCGGGTCTTGATCAGGCCGAAGGCGACGCTGTTGACCGTGACCTTGTAGCGGCCCCATTCCTTGGCCATGGCCTTGGTCAGGCCGTTGATGCCGGCCTTGGCGGCTGCGTAGTTGGCCTGGCCCGCGTTGCCGTACACGCCCGAGGTGGACGAGATATTGACCACCTTGCGGAACACTTCACGGCCTTCGTCGGCCTCGCGCTTGGCCGCGTCGCGGATGAAGTTCGAGGCCGCGCGCAGGATGCGGAAGGGCGCGGTCAGGTGCACGGCCAGCATCGCCTCCCACTGCTCGTCGCTCATCTTCTGCACCACGTTGTCCCAGGTGTAGCCGGCATTGTTGACGACGATGTCCAGGCCGCCATAGCTGTCGACCGCGGTGCGCACGAAGCGGTCGGCAAAGCCGGCGTCCGTCACGCTGCCGGCGCAGGCGATGGCGCTGCCGCCCGCGGCCACGATGTCATTGACGGTCTGCGCGGCCGGTTCGGCGTCGAGGTCGTTGATGACCACGCGCGCGCCGTCGCTCGCCAGTTTGAGCGCAATCTCGCGCCCGATGCCGCGGCCGGAGCCGGAGACGATGGCCACCTTGCCTTCGAGTTTCCTGTTGCTGCTGTTCACGTGTTGTCTCCTCGGGGGTGTGTCAGGGCCAGGCGACGAGTGCCTCGGCGCTCAGTTTGGCGATGCCTTCGTGGTTGGCCGTCATGAGCTTCAGCCGCACGCTGCGCCGGCCCTCGTGCTCGAACTTCTCGGCCACCGTGCCGGTGCAGCGGATGCGTTCGCCCACATGGGTGATGGCGGCAAAGCGCAGGTCGAGCGAACGGATCGCCGACTGAGGCACCCAGTGGGTCAGCAGCCGCGCGAGCCAGGCCGCCGACAGCATGCCGTGCGCGAACACGTCGGGCATGCCGGCAGATTTCGCGAAGTCGATGTCGACGTGGATCGGGTTGTGGTCGCCCGAGGCGCCGCAGTAGAGCGCCAGGTCGAGCCGGCGGATCGGCGGCAATTCGAGCGGGGGCAGGGCGTCGCCGGGCTGCAGTGCATTCCAGTCGGGAAAGGTGGCGGTCGTCATCGTGAGGCTTCCGGTCATGGATTGCGCACCACGGTCACGCAGCGCAGCTCGGCCACGAGTTCGCCCTGCTGGTTGCTGACACGGGTCTTGCGCACGACGAACTCGAGCGCGCCGTTCTTCTTGTCGTAGATGTCGTCGATGCGCTGGCAGAACGTGAGCATGTCGCCCGCATAGGCCATCGCGTGGTAGCTGAAGCCCTGCTCGCCGTGCAGCAGGCTGCGGTAGTCCATGCCGAGCAGCTCGCGAATGGCAGCTGGGTTGGGCGCCTCCATCTCCAGGCAGAAGAGAAAGGTGGGCGGCACCGGCAGGCCCGGGTGCCCCGCATCGCGCGCGGCGGCCTCGTCGATGTAGATCGGGTCCGTCTGGCC contains:
- a CDS encoding acyl-CoA dehydrogenase family protein, whose product is MNVTRPWMNEELEMLRASARRFFERECVPHEPRWRAQHHADREIWTKAGRAGLLCASIPEAYGGGGGSFLHEAVICEEQMRAMAQSFSNNVHSGIVAHYLLAYGTEAQKQRWLPRMASGELVAAIAMTEPGAGTDLQRIKAQARRDGDHWRISGSKTFITNGMHAGLVCVAAKTDAAAGGKGISLLMVETEGTPGFRRGPLLDKMGQKTLDTTELFFDDVRVPADSLLGGEEGRGFAQLMQQLPRERLLIAVGAVATMKRAIGDTLEYVRDRQVFGQPLLKMQNTRFKLAECETQAQVARAFVDDCIARLMRGELDVPTAAMAKWWTTDACCRIVDECLQLHGGYGFMNEYPIARLYADVRVGRIYGGANEVMKEIIARAMEKQ
- a CDS encoding SDR family NAD(P)-dependent oxidoreductase, which codes for MNSSNRKLEGKVAIVSGSGRGIGREIALKLASDGARVVINDLDAEPAAQTVNDIVAAGGSAIACAGSVTDAGFADRFVRTAVDSYGGLDIVVNNAGYTWDNVVQKMSDEQWEAMLAVHLTAPFRILRAASNFIRDAAKREADEGREVFRKVVNISSTSGVYGNAGQANYAAAKAGINGLTKAMAKEWGRYKVTVNSVAFGLIKTRLTEADASAGASIDIEGRQIKVGVNPQILKNAEALIPLGRGGTPQEAAGAVYLFCIPESNYVSGQVLVCGGGRP
- a CDS encoding MaoC family dehydratase, which encodes MTTATFPDWNALQPGDALPPLELPPIRRLDLALYCGASGDHNPIHVDIDFAKSAGMPDVFAHGMLSAAWLARLLTHWVPQSAIRSLDLRFAAITHVGERIRCTGTVAEKFEHEGRRSVRLKLMTANHEGIAKLSAEALVAWP
- a CDS encoding MaoC family dehydratase N-terminal domain-containing protein → MIDRRHIGHTLPPFQAEAEKGRLRFFAKATGQTDPIYIDEAAARDAGHPGLPVPPTFLFCLEMEAPNPAAIRELLGMDYRSLLHGEQGFSYHAMAYAGDMLTFCQRIDDIYDKKNGALEFVVRKTRVSNQQGELVAELRCVTVVRNP